The following are encoded in a window of Bordetella genomosp. 10 genomic DNA:
- a CDS encoding ABC transporter permease, which translates to MATLLAFLRHLGNLCQKEFLAILKDPASRVILVVPPLLQSLLFGYAATFDLTNVPYAVVDQSRSQESTELLARLDGTGVFHRVATLQSSSQIASVIDSGQALLVLQFAPDFANRLAAGTPAPLQLILDGRNSTTAGTAAGQIRAVVAAFNASQAGLAAPPVNVIARTWFNPNQETRWSILPGLIASLSMIQTMMLAALSVAREREQGTFDQLLVTPYTPLEIMIGKALPSIAIGLLQSGLILLVSLFWFRVPMAGSLLPLSAGLLGFTIAVVGLGLSISAVSANMQQAMLYTFVLLMPLVLLSGLATPVKNMPLAMQIATYANPLRFAIDLVRRVYLEGAGLQAVWIDFIPFACIAALTLPLAAWLFRHRLA; encoded by the coding sequence ATGGCTACCCTGCTCGCCTTCCTGCGCCACCTGGGCAATCTCTGCCAGAAGGAATTTCTCGCCATCCTGAAGGACCCCGCCAGCCGCGTGATCCTGGTGGTGCCGCCGCTGCTGCAAAGCCTGCTGTTCGGCTACGCCGCGACCTTCGACCTGACCAACGTCCCGTACGCGGTGGTCGACCAGAGCCGCAGCCAGGAGTCCACCGAACTGCTGGCGCGCCTGGACGGCACCGGCGTGTTCCATCGCGTGGCCACCTTGCAGTCGTCCTCGCAGATCGCGTCGGTCATCGATTCGGGCCAGGCCCTGCTGGTCCTGCAATTCGCCCCCGACTTCGCCAACCGCCTCGCGGCCGGCACGCCCGCGCCCCTGCAACTCATCCTCGACGGCCGCAACTCCACCACCGCGGGTACGGCCGCCGGACAGATCCGCGCGGTGGTGGCCGCCTTCAACGCCAGCCAGGCCGGCCTGGCGGCGCCGCCCGTGAACGTCATCGCGCGCACCTGGTTCAACCCCAACCAGGAAACGCGCTGGAGCATACTGCCCGGCCTGATCGCCAGCCTCAGCATGATCCAGACCATGATGCTGGCGGCGCTCTCGGTGGCGCGCGAGCGCGAACAGGGCACCTTCGACCAGTTGCTGGTCACGCCCTATACGCCGCTGGAGATCATGATCGGCAAGGCCCTGCCCTCCATCGCCATCGGCCTGTTGCAGTCGGGGTTGATCCTGCTGGTCTCGCTGTTCTGGTTCCGCGTCCCCATGGCCGGCAGCCTTCTGCCGCTGAGCGCCGGGCTGCTCGGCTTCACGATCGCGGTGGTCGGGCTGGGCCTGTCGATCTCCGCCGTTTCCGCCAACATGCAGCAGGCCATGCTGTACACCTTCGTCCTGCTGATGCCGCTGGTGCTGCTGTCGGGCCTGGCCACGCCGGTCAAGAACATGCCGCTGGCCATGCAGATCGCCACCTACGCCAACCCGCTGCGCTTCGCCATCGACTTGGTGCGGCGGGTATACCTGGAAGGCGCCGGCTTGCAGGCGGTCTGGATCGACTTCATCCCTTTCGCCTGCATCGCCGCGCTGACCCTGCCGCTGGCCGCCTGGCTGTTCCGCCACCGGCTGGCCTGA
- a CDS encoding ABC transporter permease, producing MTASRQPQGGFWRRLWSLTRKEFRQLLRDRSNLLIGIGLPIVLILIFGYGLSLDVKDADVVVVMEDSSPPAHEIQATLAHSPFLTARAVRSLQEGRRIMNAQQADALLYIPSDFARRLATGDAVLQTLLQGADPTRALAVQAYVEGAVATWMQKRQARGDAPATQAGSVEVVDRLWFNAANNSTWYLVPGLIVLIMTLIGTFLTALVMAREWERGTLEALFVTPVRPVEILIAKIIPYFGVGLLGLALCLLAARLLFDVPVHGSILALLLGSMLYMFVALGIGLLISAFTKNQFLASQIAILASFLPAMMLSGFVFDLRNVPAAVNIIGHLLPATYFMELVKSLFLAGNYWPLIVKDCVILAGYAVVLLGLARVLTRKKLD from the coding sequence ATGACCGCCTCGCGCCAGCCGCAAGGCGGCTTCTGGCGCCGCCTCTGGTCCCTCACCCGCAAGGAATTCCGCCAGTTGCTGCGCGACCGCAGCAACCTGCTGATCGGCATCGGCCTGCCCATCGTGCTGATCCTGATCTTCGGCTACGGCTTGTCGCTGGACGTGAAGGACGCCGACGTCGTGGTGGTGATGGAGGACAGTTCGCCGCCCGCCCATGAAATCCAGGCCACTCTCGCGCATTCGCCGTTCCTCACGGCGCGCGCGGTCCGCAGCCTGCAGGAAGGCCGCCGCATCATGAACGCGCAGCAGGCCGACGCCCTGCTCTACATCCCCAGCGACTTCGCGCGCCGCCTGGCCACGGGCGACGCCGTGCTGCAAACCCTGCTGCAAGGCGCCGATCCCACCCGCGCGCTGGCGGTGCAGGCCTACGTGGAAGGCGCGGTGGCGACGTGGATGCAGAAGCGCCAGGCGCGCGGCGACGCGCCGGCAACGCAGGCCGGCAGCGTGGAGGTGGTCGACCGCCTGTGGTTCAACGCCGCCAACAACAGCACCTGGTACCTGGTGCCCGGCCTCATCGTCCTGATCATGACGCTGATCGGCACCTTCCTGACCGCCCTGGTGATGGCGCGCGAGTGGGAGCGCGGCACGCTGGAGGCGCTCTTCGTCACGCCGGTGCGGCCCGTGGAGATCCTGATCGCCAAGATCATCCCCTACTTCGGCGTCGGCCTGCTGGGCCTGGCCTTGTGCCTGCTGGCGGCGCGCCTGCTGTTCGACGTGCCCGTCCATGGCTCCATCCTCGCCCTGCTGCTGGGCTCCATGCTGTACATGTTCGTGGCCCTGGGCATCGGCCTGCTGATCTCGGCCTTCACCAAGAACCAGTTCCTCGCCAGCCAGATCGCCATCCTCGCCAGCTTCCTGCCGGCCATGATGCTGTCCGGCTTCGTTTTCGACCTGCGCAACGTTCCCGCGGCGGTCAACATCATCGGGCACCTGCTGCCGGCCACGTATTTCATGGAGCTGGTGAAGTCCCTGTTCCTGGCCGGCAACTATTGGCCGCTGATCGTCAAGGACTGCGTGATCCTGGCCGGCTATGCCGTCGTGCTGCTGGGACTGGCGCGCGTCCTGACCCGGAAAAAACTGGACTGA
- a CDS encoding ATP-binding cassette domain-containing protein: protein MTASVQAPPDTATGGGDYAVEASGVHKRFYEKEARRHVQALADVSLRVRARALTALVGPDGAGKTTFLRLTAGLMRADSGALRVLGLDAAREPQAIQNRISYMPQRFGLYEDLSVQENLDLYADLHGVAVEERRDRYAQLLEMTDLARFTARPAGKLSGGMKQKLGLACTLVRSPDLLLLDEPTVGVDPLSRRELWEIVQQLVEAEGLSVLMTTAYLDEAERCGEVYVLHEGRVLAAGQPGDISHHASGRCFVVAPPDGRPVRELQASLLDRADAIVDAVPQGGEVRLILRDRADADRLGFPAERLRPVDARLEDGFMVLLRTRGDGGEALEGAASVGSDGPPETAPSGVSARDRDSHDNNGNGPAIEVRDLVRKFGDFTAVDRTSFSVARGEIFGLLGPNGAGKTTTFRMLCGLLPASSGYAQVAGLDMRKARAQARRRIGYVSQKFALYGNLSAYENLRFFGGAYGLSGARLRDRMAEVAGQFQLSDLLRMPAGHLPGGVKQRLAMAVGLLHEPEILFLDEPTSGADPLARRAFWRRITALAETGTTIVITTHFMEEAEYCDRIVIQDAGKLLALGTPAEVRAQAGETPAHKLDMEQAFIGIVEQGRSQRRDAERRARPAADGGNGPHAGLPPEPPKGAAA, encoded by the coding sequence ATGACGGCCAGCGTCCAGGCTCCTCCGGATACGGCCACGGGCGGCGGCGACTACGCCGTCGAGGCCAGCGGCGTGCACAAGCGCTTCTATGAAAAAGAGGCGCGCCGCCACGTGCAGGCCCTGGCCGACGTCTCGCTGCGCGTGCGCGCCCGCGCCCTGACGGCGCTGGTCGGCCCGGACGGCGCGGGCAAGACCACCTTCCTGCGCCTGACCGCCGGCCTCATGCGTGCCGACAGCGGCGCCTTGCGCGTGCTGGGGCTGGATGCCGCCAGGGAGCCGCAGGCCATCCAGAACCGCATCAGCTACATGCCGCAGCGCTTCGGCCTGTACGAAGACCTGAGCGTGCAGGAAAACCTCGACCTGTATGCCGACCTGCACGGCGTGGCCGTCGAGGAGCGGCGCGACCGCTATGCCCAACTCCTCGAGATGACCGACCTGGCGCGCTTCACCGCCCGGCCCGCGGGCAAGCTGTCCGGCGGCATGAAGCAGAAGCTGGGCCTGGCCTGCACGCTGGTGCGCTCCCCCGACCTGCTGCTGCTGGACGAGCCCACGGTGGGCGTGGATCCGCTGTCGCGGCGGGAACTGTGGGAGATCGTGCAGCAGTTGGTCGAGGCGGAAGGCCTGTCCGTGCTGATGACGACGGCGTATCTGGACGAGGCGGAACGCTGCGGCGAAGTCTACGTGCTGCACGAAGGCCGGGTGCTGGCCGCCGGCCAGCCCGGGGACATCAGCCACCATGCGAGCGGCCGGTGCTTCGTCGTCGCGCCGCCCGACGGGCGGCCCGTGCGCGAGCTGCAAGCCAGTCTGCTGGACCGCGCCGACGCCATCGTCGACGCGGTGCCCCAGGGCGGCGAAGTCCGGCTCATCCTGCGCGATCGGGCGGACGCCGACCGGCTGGGATTCCCGGCCGAGCGCCTGCGGCCCGTGGACGCCCGGCTGGAGGATGGCTTCATGGTGCTGCTGCGCACGCGCGGCGACGGCGGCGAGGCCTTGGAAGGCGCGGCATCCGTCGGATCGGACGGGCCGCCGGAGACCGCGCCTTCCGGCGTCTCCGCGCGCGACAGGGACAGCCACGACAATAACGGCAACGGCCCCGCCATCGAGGTGCGCGACCTGGTGCGCAAGTTCGGCGACTTCACCGCGGTGGACCGCACCAGCTTCAGCGTGGCGCGCGGCGAGATCTTCGGCCTGCTGGGCCCGAACGGCGCGGGCAAGACCACCACCTTCCGCATGCTGTGCGGCCTGCTGCCCGCCAGCAGCGGCTACGCCCAGGTGGCGGGCCTGGACATGCGCAAGGCCCGCGCGCAGGCGCGCCGCCGCATCGGCTACGTCTCGCAGAAGTTCGCGCTGTACGGCAATCTCTCCGCCTACGAGAACCTGCGCTTCTTCGGCGGCGCCTACGGCCTGTCCGGCGCGCGCCTGCGCGACCGCATGGCCGAGGTCGCCGGCCAGTTCCAGTTGTCGGACCTGCTGCGGATGCCGGCCGGCCACCTGCCCGGCGGCGTCAAGCAGCGCCTGGCGATGGCCGTCGGCCTGCTGCACGAACCGGAAATCCTGTTCCTCGACGAACCGACCAGCGGCGCCGACCCGCTCGCGCGGCGCGCGTTCTGGCGCCGCATCACGGCGCTGGCGGAAACCGGCACGACCATCGTCATCACCACCCACTTCATGGAAGAAGCGGAGTATTGCGACCGCATCGTCATCCAGGACGCCGGCAAGCTGCTGGCGCTGGGCACGCCAGCCGAAGTCCGCGCGCAGGCCGGCGAAACCCCGGCACACAAGCTGGACATGGAGCAGGCCTTCATCGGCATCGTCGAGCAGGGGCGCTCGCAGCGGCGCGACGCGGAAAGGCGGGCGCGGCCGGCGGCGGACGGCGGCAACGGCCCCCACGCCGGTCTCCCGCCCGAGCCACCCAAGGGAGCCGCCGCATGA
- a CDS encoding HlyD family efflux transporter periplasmic adaptor subunit produces MKKTVVVCVILVAAVAAGLWMWLRPATDDNRITLYGNIDIRQVSLAFEGSERVREVRVEEGDKVKAGQVLAVLDTRTLALQLAQVRAQAEAQREALARLRNGTRPEEVEQAKAQTGAAEAQAELAAQQLRRLRGVAADTNGRGVSKQDIDNAVAQLRVAQANLEDRRKSLKLAQIGPRQEDIAQAQASLRAAEAQAALLQHQIDLGQLLAPRDGVVRARLLEPGDMASPQRAVYTLALTDPKWVRAYVNETQLGFVRGGMHADVYTDSAGKRALSGRIGYISSVAEFTPKSVQTEELRTDLVYEVRVLVDDPRDELRLGMPATVVLQRQAANTPAQR; encoded by the coding sequence ATGAAAAAAACCGTCGTTGTCTGCGTGATTCTCGTGGCGGCCGTGGCCGCCGGTCTCTGGATGTGGCTGCGGCCCGCCACCGACGACAACCGCATTACCCTCTACGGCAATATCGACATCCGCCAGGTTTCGCTGGCCTTCGAAGGCAGCGAGCGGGTGCGCGAAGTGCGCGTGGAGGAAGGCGACAAGGTCAAGGCCGGACAGGTGCTGGCGGTGCTGGACACGCGCACCCTGGCGCTGCAACTGGCGCAGGTGCGGGCCCAGGCCGAGGCGCAGCGGGAAGCGCTGGCGCGCCTGCGCAACGGCACCCGCCCGGAAGAGGTGGAGCAGGCCAAGGCCCAGACGGGCGCCGCCGAAGCCCAGGCCGAACTGGCCGCGCAGCAACTGCGCCGGTTGCGCGGCGTGGCGGCGGACACCAACGGCCGCGGCGTCAGCAAGCAGGACATCGACAACGCGGTGGCGCAGTTGCGCGTGGCCCAGGCCAATCTGGAAGACCGCCGCAAGTCCCTGAAGCTCGCGCAGATCGGTCCGCGCCAGGAAGACATTGCCCAGGCGCAGGCCAGCCTGCGCGCCGCCGAGGCCCAGGCCGCCCTGCTGCAACACCAGATCGATCTCGGACAACTGCTGGCGCCGCGCGACGGGGTCGTGCGCGCCCGCCTGCTGGAACCCGGCGACATGGCGTCGCCGCAGCGGGCGGTCTACACGCTGGCGCTGACCGACCCGAAATGGGTGCGCGCCTATGTCAACGAAACCCAGTTGGGCTTCGTGCGCGGCGGCATGCACGCCGACGTCTACACCGACAGCGCGGGCAAGCGCGCGCTGTCGGGACGCATCGGCTATATCTCGTCGGTCGCGGAGTTCACCCCCAAGAGCGTGCAGACCGAGGAATTGCGCACCGATCTCGTGTACGAGGTGCGCGTGCTGGTGGACGATCCGCGCGATGAATTGCGCCTGGGCATGCCGGCCACGGTGGTGCTGCAACGGCAGGCCGCCAACACGCCCGCGCAGCGCTGA
- a CDS encoding AsmA family protein, which yields MKTWIKRIVLALAILVAVVVAAAAVFVLTFDPNAYKARLQEMVSQRFHRTLIIDGDIDMTLFPTLGLTLQGVSLTEPGRDELFASIEDAQVSVAIWPLLSKKLVIDHLTFSGVKARVVRDKQGRFNFEDLVGGPAPVADADNVPGAGDAAPSAADTPAAAPGAAQSAAGAAAGLGQAAADAGGASPMVGGMRIDIAGVDLKDGELQLQDDRSGLALAITQLEATTGRVAYDRPFPVQLSAHLQGTAPAVDADLTGQAKLSLNPAGPRYAAEDMNLRLSGRLGDAQAKSLTARGKLGFDSGKLEAAGLELVFEGDLRDPARPLSNVDASIAAPALMFDSARHEMRWEKLTVRAKGAAPDGPFELAVDAPALSVSPSGASGAALGGRLRLNGGDSVDLRFGLKGIGGNAEALSVEEVKAQATISYGARAARPASADAAPTASVAPARAGGKPGTREVAVTLASPLTLDLAHRAGALPAVQGNIAITDPGLPQGAMQIPLTGALSADLAKDSAEAALNAQLEGGKFDLKTSVAQLTAHPAITFALAVDQLDLDKLAPAGGAILGAPRPPAGDPAGKGAGEAQAPASAPETDKVDFSALAGMSAKGSVSIGTLVARGLHADTVRANVALARGKLDLGGLSAALYGGKLAGAFSVDAARENAMSARLNLNGVAIGPLLADVAGRRALTGTGDVALDLKTQGADVPALKRQLSGTAQLRVRDGAVQGINVGQVLRDVKALVLSGKREDSTEVQADASRETAFSRLDADLAFANGVGTFKSLALVSPLLRVTQGSPARIDVGADTVDLVAQVRIADAPPRAEGLDELRGLGVPVHVHGPYDHLSYRVDWRAMAGDLAARALQRGLKDALKHKHGKSEERLQDLGKVLKGITGK from the coding sequence ATGAAGACCTGGATCAAACGCATCGTATTGGCCCTGGCCATCCTGGTGGCGGTAGTGGTAGCCGCCGCGGCGGTGTTCGTCCTGACGTTCGATCCCAACGCCTATAAGGCGCGGCTGCAGGAAATGGTGAGCCAGCGCTTCCACCGCACGCTGATCATCGACGGCGACATCGACATGACGCTGTTTCCCACGCTGGGCCTGACCCTGCAGGGCGTCTCGTTGACCGAGCCAGGCCGCGACGAGCTGTTCGCGTCCATCGAGGACGCCCAGGTTTCCGTCGCCATCTGGCCGCTGCTATCGAAGAAGCTGGTCATCGACCATTTGACCTTCAGCGGGGTCAAGGCGCGCGTGGTGCGCGACAAGCAGGGCCGCTTCAACTTCGAGGACCTGGTGGGCGGTCCGGCGCCGGTTGCCGATGCGGACAATGTTCCGGGGGCCGGCGACGCGGCGCCATCGGCAGCGGATACGCCGGCCGCCGCGCCCGGCGCCGCGCAGAGCGCCGCCGGGGCCGCCGCCGGTCTTGGGCAGGCCGCGGCCGACGCCGGCGGCGCCTCGCCCATGGTCGGCGGCATGCGCATCGACATCGCCGGCGTCGACCTCAAGGACGGCGAGCTGCAATTGCAGGATGACCGCTCCGGCCTGGCGCTGGCGATAACGCAACTGGAAGCGACCACGGGCCGCGTGGCGTACGACCGTCCTTTCCCCGTGCAGTTGTCCGCCCATTTGCAGGGCACGGCGCCGGCGGTGGACGCCGACCTGACCGGGCAGGCGAAGCTGAGCCTGAACCCGGCCGGCCCCCGCTACGCCGCCGAGGACATGAACCTGCGCCTGAGCGGCCGCCTCGGCGACGCCCAGGCCAAGTCCCTGACCGCGCGCGGCAAGCTGGGCTTCGATAGCGGCAAGCTGGAGGCCGCCGGCCTGGAACTGGTGTTCGAGGGCGACCTGCGCGACCCGGCGCGGCCCTTGTCCAACGTCGACGCCAGCATCGCGGCGCCGGCGCTGATGTTCGATTCGGCCCGGCATGAAATGCGCTGGGAGAAGCTGACGGTGCGGGCCAAGGGCGCCGCGCCGGACGGTCCCTTCGAGCTGGCGGTGGATGCGCCGGCCTTGAGCGTTTCGCCGTCAGGCGCCAGCGGCGCGGCGCTGGGCGGCCGCCTGCGGCTCAACGGCGGCGACAGCGTGGACCTGCGCTTCGGTCTCAAGGGCATCGGCGGCAACGCCGAGGCGCTGAGCGTGGAGGAGGTCAAGGCGCAGGCCACGATTTCATACGGCGCCCGCGCCGCGCGGCCAGCGTCCGCCGATGCCGCGCCGACGGCCAGCGTCGCGCCGGCGCGCGCGGGCGGCAAGCCCGGGACGCGCGAAGTCGCCGTTACGCTCGCCTCGCCGCTGACGCTGGACCTGGCGCACCGCGCTGGCGCGTTGCCGGCCGTGCAGGGCAATATCGCCATCACCGATCCCGGCCTGCCGCAAGGCGCCATGCAGATTCCCCTGACCGGCGCCCTCAGCGCGGACCTGGCCAAGGACTCGGCCGAGGCGGCGCTCAATGCGCAGTTGGAAGGCGGCAAGTTCGACCTGAAGACCAGCGTCGCGCAACTGACCGCGCATCCCGCCATCACGTTCGCGCTGGCGGTCGATCAACTGGACCTGGACAAGCTGGCCCCGGCCGGCGGCGCGATACTCGGCGCGCCGCGGCCGCCCGCGGGCGATCCGGCGGGCAAGGGCGCGGGAGAAGCACAGGCGCCTGCCAGCGCGCCGGAAACGGACAAGGTGGACTTCAGCGCGCTGGCCGGCATGAGCGCCAAGGGCAGCGTCTCCATCGGAACGCTGGTGGCGCGCGGCCTGCATGCCGATACCGTCCGCGCCAACGTGGCGCTGGCGCGCGGCAAGCTGGACCTCGGCGGCCTGTCCGCCGCGCTGTACGGCGGCAAGCTGGCGGGCGCCTTCTCGGTCGATGCCGCGCGCGAGAACGCCATGAGCGCGCGCCTGAATCTGAACGGCGTGGCGATCGGGCCCCTGCTTGCCGACGTGGCCGGCCGGCGCGCCCTGACGGGCACCGGCGACGTGGCGCTGGACCTGAAGACCCAGGGCGCCGACGTCCCGGCCCTGAAGCGTCAATTGTCCGGCACCGCGCAACTGCGGGTGCGCGATGGCGCCGTGCAGGGCATCAACGTCGGGCAGGTCCTGCGCGACGTCAAGGCGCTGGTGCTGTCGGGCAAGCGCGAGGACAGCACGGAGGTGCAGGCCGACGCCTCGCGCGAAACTGCGTTCTCGCGCCTGGACGCGGACCTGGCCTTCGCCAATGGCGTCGGCACCTTCAAGTCTCTGGCGCTGGTTTCGCCGCTGCTGCGCGTGACCCAGGGATCGCCCGCCCGCATCGACGTCGGCGCGGACACGGTCGACCTGGTGGCGCAGGTCCGCATCGCCGATGCGCCGCCGCGCGCCGAAGGCCTGGACGAATTGCGCGGCCTGGGCGTGCCGGTGCACGTCCACGGGCCTTACGATCATTTGAGCTATCGCGTCGATTGGCGCGCCATGGCCGGCGACCTGGCCGCCCGCGCCCTGCAGCGCGGCCTGAAGGACGCCCTCAAGCACAAGCATGGCAAGTCGGAAGAACGACTCCAGGATCTGGGTAAGGTATTGAAAGGAATCACGGGGAAATGA
- a CDS encoding MOSC N-terminal beta barrel domain-containing protein — protein MSTPIHHPVAHCGGTDNPQAAAYERRWLLVHSGGQWLTQDICPRLAEIEVELRFGYLVLRAPGMLRIDIPLDVIEDDDSVREAIMVGTQAVDVVDEGELAAAWVSNYAGIPCRLMKVHPEMGPIDWPA, from the coding sequence ATGAGCACACCCATCCATCATCCGGTGGCCCATTGCGGCGGCACCGACAACCCGCAGGCGGCCGCCTACGAACGGCGCTGGCTGCTGGTGCATTCCGGCGGCCAATGGCTGACGCAAGACATCTGTCCGCGCCTGGCGGAAATCGAGGTGGAATTGCGTTTCGGCTATCTGGTGCTGCGCGCGCCGGGCATGCTGCGCATCGACATTCCGCTCGACGTCATCGAGGACGACGACAGCGTGCGCGAAGCCATCATGGTGGGCACGCAGGCGGTGGACGTGGTGGACGAGGGCGAACTGGCGGCCGCCTGGGTCTCCAACTATGCCGGCATCCCCTGCCGGCTGATGAAAGTGCATCCGGAGATGGGGCCGATCGACTGGCCGGCGTGA
- a CDS encoding YfhL family 4Fe-4S dicluster ferredoxin, translating to MALKITEECINCDVCEPQCPNEAISMGEDYYVIDPDKCTECVGHYDEPQCKVVCPVECIELHPQWHEGQEALMAKYHRLTAPR from the coding sequence ATGGCCCTGAAAATCACCGAGGAATGCATCAATTGCGACGTTTGCGAGCCCCAGTGCCCGAACGAAGCGATTTCCATGGGTGAGGACTATTACGTCATCGACCCGGACAAATGCACCGAATGCGTCGGCCACTACGATGAGCCGCAATGCAAGGTCGTTTGTCCCGTGGAATGCATCGAACTGCATCCCCAATGGCACGAAGGCCAGGAAGCCTTGATGGCCAAGTACCATCGCCTGACGGCGCCGCGCTGA
- the coaD gene encoding pantetheine-phosphate adenylyltransferase — protein MIIAVYPGTFDPLTRGHEDLVRRAATLFDEVVVGIAHSRNKKPFFSIDERVAIAREVLGHYPNVRVENFGGLLKDFVREQNGRVIVRGLRAVSDFEYEFQMAGMNRHLLPDVETLFMTPSDQYQFISGTIVREIAQLGGDVSKFVFPSVERWLQEKAKQRREQTWQG, from the coding sequence ATGATCATCGCTGTATACCCCGGCACGTTCGATCCGCTCACGCGCGGTCATGAAGATCTGGTTCGCCGCGCTGCCACATTGTTCGACGAAGTCGTCGTGGGCATCGCGCACAGCCGCAACAAGAAACCCTTTTTCAGCATCGACGAGCGCGTGGCCATCGCGCGCGAAGTGCTGGGCCACTATCCCAACGTGCGCGTGGAAAACTTCGGCGGCCTGCTCAAGGATTTCGTGCGCGAGCAGAACGGCCGCGTGATCGTGCGCGGCCTGCGCGCCGTCTCCGACTTCGAATACGAATTCCAGATGGCCGGCATGAACCGCCACCTGCTGCCGGACGTCGAGACGCTGTTCATGACGCCGTCGGACCAGTACCAGTTCATCTCCGGCACCATCGTGCGGGAAATCGCCCAGTTGGGCGGCGACGTCAGCAAGTTCGTCTTCCCCTCGGTCGAGCGCTGGCTGCAGGAAAAGGCCAAGCAACGCCGCGAACAGACCTGGCAGGGCTGA
- the rsmD gene encoding 16S rRNA (guanine(966)-N(2))-methyltransferase RsmD: MVNKYIRIVGGLYRRTPIAVVDAAGLRPTPDRVRETLFNWLNHFWDNRYDDKSVLDLFAGSGALGFEAASRGAAHVQMVERDRAALSALRTVRDKLGATRIRIHAGDALDTLRRMDATRYDLVMLDPPFGQDWLPRIWPLLPGILTENALVYAESENALEAPENFELLRQDKAGAVHYHLLQFAALRK, from the coding sequence ATGGTGAACAAGTATATTCGCATCGTCGGTGGCCTTTACCGGCGCACCCCCATCGCCGTCGTCGACGCCGCCGGCCTGCGCCCCACCCCCGACCGGGTGCGCGAGACCCTGTTCAACTGGCTGAACCACTTCTGGGACAACCGCTACGACGACAAATCGGTGCTGGACCTCTTCGCCGGCAGCGGCGCGCTAGGCTTCGAAGCCGCCTCGCGCGGCGCCGCCCACGTGCAGATGGTGGAGCGCGACCGCGCCGCCCTGTCCGCCCTGCGGACGGTGCGCGACAAGCTCGGCGCCACGCGGATCCGCATCCACGCCGGCGACGCCCTGGACACGCTGCGACGCATGGACGCCACCCGCTACGACCTGGTCATGCTGGACCCGCCTTTCGGCCAGGATTGGCTGCCCCGCATCTGGCCCCTGCTGCCGGGCATCCTCACCGAGAACGCCTTGGTGTACGCTGAGAGCGAAAACGCCCTCGAAGCGCCCGAAAATTTCGAATTATTGCGTCAGGACAAAGCCGGCGCGGTGCACTACCACCTGCTGCAATTTGCTGCATTGCGGAAATAG